The Atribacter laminatus genome contains the following window.
AGCATATATTCCTACATATGATACGATAAGAAGAACTCCCAGCAGAGGACGAGACACGACAATAATACCAAATAAAATTGAAACGATACCATTGAGAATGATTAACCATTTTCCAGTATTGGGAAGAATTCGATAAAACTGAATAACATTGATAATTTGAAAAATACCAATAAATAACATCCAAAATCCAATGAGAAGCGTAATAACCAATGCCGACATTCCGGGCATTGAGATCACCAAAATCCCGATTATAATACTCATTATTCCTTCCAGAATGAGCGGCCATCCTCCTTTGGTTCTCATCGCTTGGATGATTACCATTATTCCACCAATAATAGCTACTAAACCGATTAACCGAAGAAAAGCCACCACGCTAATTGCCGGCCAAGCTAAAATCATCAAGCCAATTATTATTGCTATAATCCCTCTCCAAACCAAAGAACTCCAGCTACCGGTAAATACTTTTTGTTCAAATAACATTGCTTTAACCTCCTTGATTTTCCCTCATTTGATAGAATGAACTCATTAAATATGATATCGGTATTTGTATTGAAAAATTTAATTTAAACTCTCTCTTTTAAAAGGCGATAAAAATATTGCGCGTTATCGAGCATAAAGTGGTCATTATTAAAAAAAGCATAGATTTTCTCCGGCTTTAAAGAACAACATTGGTTGACAGCTTCTTCCAGTTCATAAGGAAGATAGTTATGGTTGTACCATTCGGTTCTTCCATGAAAACGCATGTAGATAATATTATTGGAGAGAATAATTTTATTCAGAAGATCAGGACTGTCCACGCTTACAAAAACAACTGAAATTTGCTCCAGCTCTTTGATCCATTTTTTTTGATACCACTCGGAATTTCTCATTTCGATCGCTAACAGGCTATTAAATGAGCGGGGAATATTGGTAAAAAAGCGAACGAAAGTATCGAATTGTTTCGTGGTGAACGAGGGAGGAAACTGAAATAAGTAAAAATCAATAAGACTTTGAAGAGGCTTAAAAAGATTGACAAAGGCTTCCCATATTGCATAAGAATTTTGGTTTAAACGATGAATATGGGTAATTCGTCGGGAAACTTTAATGGAAAAACGAATACCTGTCCCCTTTTGTGCCCAGGATTTTATTTGATTTGGAAAGGGGAAGCGATAAAAACTGGCATTGAGTTCAACGGCGTTTAGCTGACTATTATTTACATACCAGGTAAAATTCTTTTCCTTATTCCAAGAATAATACCAACCACTGGTTCCAACATAGAACTCCAAGAAAAAAATCCCCTCCTGATTTTTTCTTATAAGCAATCAAATACCTGGATTAAAGATTTATAGGCTTGAATAAAAACCGGATAAAGTCGGTCGTAGGTTTTGACGTCTTCAGGAAAAGGTTGATAACTATCTTTGATTTCTATTAATTTCTCAGCAATGTCGAACCCAGGGAAAATACCTACCCCAACTCCCCCGGCAATTGCAGCACCCAAAGAAGTCGCTTCTTCAAGATACTTTGGACGTAGTATCTCCATATTAAACATGCTGGATAAAACCTGAGCCCAGAATGCGCCTCGAGCTCCTCCGCCAATGACACGCATATTTTCAATCTCTATACCTTGTTCTCGGAAAGCATCCAGGATAATCCGTAAATTAAAACTCACTCCTTCAAGGACTGCTCTAATCATATGAGGTTTTCGATGGCGTGCAGTTAAGCCGATAAATGTACCCCGAGCGTGGGGGTTCCACCAGGGGGCCCGTTCCCCAAGAAGATAGGGCAGGAACAAAAGATTTTCAGCTCCGGCCGGAATTTTGCTTGCTTTTAAATTCATTAAATCATAAGGGCTGAGGCCAAGCTCACAAGCAAGGGCTTTTTCTCTTTCACAAATGGCATCTCGGCACCACTGGTAAGAGCCACCTGCCGCTTGCATGGTACCAGTGGGCATAAATAAGCCTTTGGATAGATGGTGAAAGGTAAAATTCCTTTTTTCTCGATCGTAAAACGGGCTTTTACTTGCTAAGGCAATCCAGGCAGAAGAACCTAAATAATTATAAGCCTGACCCTCTCTCACCACTCCAGCGCCAGCAGCAGCACAGGGACCATCTCCCCCGCCAATGACTACCGGTGTACCAGGAACTAATCCGGTTTCTTGTGCTGCTTCTGGTGTTACTGCTCCTATCACCTCCGAGGAAGCATAGAGTGGTGGAAGTTTAGCTGGATCGATTTGAACTGCGTCTAAAATTTCATCAGACCAGGTTTCTTTTACCAAATCAAATAAATTGGTACCGGAAGCATCTGAATAATCACTGGCAAAATTTCCAGTTAACCGATAAACAATATAATCCTTTGCCATAAGAAAATATCTGGTATTTTTATAGACATCTGGATAATTATTCTTTAACCAGAGGATCTTCGCCATGGAATAATTCGGGCTTAAACGATGCCCGCTAATCTTATATATTTGATCTTCATCGATTCTTTCTTTAACCCAATTGACCTCATTGACTCCTCGTCGATCAGCCCAAATTAAAATTCTATGCAGGGGCTTCCCGTCAGTATCAATCGGCAAAGCACCCATCTGCTGACCGGAAAAGCTCACTACGGCAATTTCGTTGGCATTAAAACCGCTTTTTTTAATAAGCCTTTGAGTCGAGATGGTCACCGCTTCCCAATAATCTTCCGGGTTTTGCTCAACTGATAAAGAATCAAGGAAGTAAGTTTCATAGCCAAAAAAATCACTTGAAATTAAACAACCATTTTCATCAAACAAAGTCGCCTTATTCCCGGTTGTTCCCAAGTCATGAGCTAAGATCAGTTTCGCCATGGTTTTCTTCCTCCTTTAGATTTTTTACTATTAAACGCAGAGTGACAATTCTTTTTCCTTTCATTCTTTCAACTTTAATTTGATAATGGTCAATATCAACTATTTCACCCAATTCCGGTATTTTTCCCAAATGCTCCATTACTAATCCACCGATTGATTCGAATTCCTCACTTTCGGGGATTTGAAGAAATAGCAGTTCGTTCAAATCAACAATTGGAGTCGAAGCGCCCACTAAATATTCATTTTCGCCAACCTGGCGATAAGGCGGGGCTTCTTGATCATGTTCATCATGAATTTCACCAACCAGTTCTTCGAGAAGATCCTCGATGGTTACTAATCCAGCTGTTCCTCCATATTCATCCAAAACGATTGCCATATGAATTCTTTTTTGCTGAAGTTCTCTGAGAAGTTCAATAATTTTTTTAGTAGCTGGGATAAAATGAACCGGTCGAATGAACTGTCGGACTTTCAATTCACCATTTTCTAATTTTTCCAAAGAAGGAAGAACATCTTTAATATGAACAAACCCTAAAATATTATCCAAATCATCTCGAAAAACCGGTATTCTCGAGAAATGAGAATTCATCGATAAATCAAGAAAATCTTTCAGGGTCGAGTTGTCTTCGATGCAAACCATGTCAGTTCGAGGAGTCATAACTTCATAAGCCATGGTATCTCCAAACTCAAATACTTCATTGATTAAGACCTTTTCCTCAATAGGAACTGTCCTTTGTTCAGTGATAAATATTCGGAGCTCTTCATCGGTATGAGTTGAATGGTCAATATGGGTAATACCAAACAGACGGGAGATAAAATCGGTTGATGCTGAAAGAATAAGTGCCATTGGCTTAAAAGCAATAAGTAAGTATTCTAAGGGTTTCGCCAACCGGATAGATAAAGCTTCTGGGTTGCTCATGGCTATTCGTTTTGGAACCAGTTCTCCAAATACCAGAGTTAGGTAGGAGATGACTAGAGTAACAGCAATCAATGCTATCTCTTCACCAAAACGACCCAATATTGGTAAACCGGAAGCTTCTAATTTCCTCCCCAGATTACGCGACAGCGAAACTGCACCGGTAGCACTGGCAAAAAATCCAGCCATCGTAACCCCAATTTGAATGGTGGCTAAAAATTGACTGGGATTTTTTAATAAACGATTCACTGTCTCAACTTGTTTTGATTTGTCGCTTTCCAGGAGTTTTAACTTGCTCCGACGTAAAGAAATAATAGCTATTTCTGAAGCTGCAAAAAAAGCATTAATAAATATTAAAAAGAATATAAGGAGTAATGTTGTTGCATAATTCATTTGCTCTCCATTTTGCTCCTTTCTTTAATAGACAGAAATCTTAAAATATTTTTGAGTGGCGGCAATAAAACCATTCTCTTTGCAAAAAAGGAAAAAATCCTGAATTTCTCTCTGACTCTTCTCTTTCATTAACTTTCTAACCATGATAGAGGAATTGTTATAAAAATCCAGGACGCCAGACTCGTTGGAATCACTACAATTTTCTTTATGGCTGAACATCGGTGATGAAGTAGAAAATAGAAAATGAGCAAAGCCTTCTTCAAACCACTGAGGAAGAATAATACCGTTTTGGTGAATAACAGCATGGAATAACTCGTGAGATAAAGTATTCTCTAATATACCCTTTTTGAGTAAAAGATGGGGATTTCGAAGATGAATCTCACCTTCTCGATACACTGCAGCTGACCAATTAGGAAAGGCATGTTTATGAAAAGTAAAACCATTAGGATGAAGAATGACTCGTATGTTTATTTCTGTATTTAAACCCGTGTAAAAATAGATGGTATCAGCTGCCCTTTTCAGGCATTGTTCCATCTCTAATTGCGGGTATTGTAATTGACCAGAAAGAGCTACATAGGTCGTGCTCAAACACCAGGCTGGTGTTGGTATGGTAATTAGTAAAAATACCACTGTAGCAAGCGTCACCCGACGCTTGCTACAGTGGTATTCATCTTCCACTGTTAAATTCATACTCTTTAGAGTACCCCCGTACTTCCGGGAAATACATTAAATAGGCTTGGGTAGGCCGTACATAAAATGAGCCTACATCCCGGACCCTCAGATAGTATCTTATCATATTTTCTCCTTCTTCAATACGGGAAACGAAAAGGACAGGAAGCTGGTCATAAATTTTCTTATTGATATAAATTGGAAAATCAGAATTATCGTACACTTGGTCATCATGAAGCTGGTACACATAATCATTTCGAATCAGTTCAAAGCCGGCAGCCATACCATCTTCTATAACTAAATTATCAAATTGGTAAGGGCTTTCAATCAGTATCTCGCATACCAACTCATCTCCAGGCAGAAGAGTAGAAATCGCTTCTTTGGTAAAGACAAAATTCCCCTCTTCGTTCTTTATTGGTTTGAGTTTCCAATAGTTTTTACTCACTTTAATTTGTGAAGAAGGGGGCACGTCGGAGGTAAAACCTCTTATTTTAAACGTCATGAGGTAAACTCCTTCACCAAACAATTCAATTCGGTTTTCTCCAGAAAGTAAATTTCCTCCATCCAAATCGATTTTTTTGTTGAAAATACCCGAATCGAATTGACCATCTTCTATTTTCTCCGAGTTCAGAACGATTTGATAGCGAGCTTCAGAAACCGTTGATTCTTCTTGGAATAGTGAAGCCAGTTTCATAAAATAAGCAACTTCCATGGTATTGATATACCAGTCGGATTGAATATTGCGCAGCAGCCAAAGGAAAGCTTTTTCAGCAAGGGGCCGATTCTCTTTATTCAACGCCAAGGTTGCCCAGCATGTCGCTAAAAACCGATCATCTTCCCAAGGCTTTTCTGGATTGGAATATCCATAAAAAACCGCATCTCCAACTGGTTGTGCTCTTTTTATTAGTTCTTCAAGGAGCCTATGTTGGGTATCTCCTTGCGCAACTAAGCTTAACCAGGCAATCTCTTTTGCATCCATCGCCTGCAATCTTTTGTCTATTTCAAAAGAAGTCAGGTCGGTGATTTTCTCTCCGGCCTGGCTTAATACATAATAGCTCATGGCTTTCTCCCAAGGAACCAAATCCTTGTTGATATTCATTAAATAAGATTTTGCCTGGAGAATGGAATTTTCGGAAACCAAATATCCCTTTTCCCGAGCTATGATTAAAGCTAACAGGGCATGAGACGTATTAAAAACATTACTATCATCAAGGTTCCACCAACCCCACCCACCATCATAGTGTTGCAAGGCATAGAGTTGATAAATTCCTTCTTGGATTTCTCGTGGTGCGGTTTTGGTCCATTCTAAATTGTCAGGAAGGGGCAAAGAAAGGAGAGAAATAATTCGACTGGAGGTTTGTTCGGTACAACCATAGGGATAATAATACATATCTTCCATGGTTTGGTAAAAAATGCCATTGAGATTTCGATACAAAATACATTCCACCTTGGGTGGGTGATTGAACATTTCCGGTTGATAAACAAAATCGAGACTCCCCTTCCCATCAGAAACAAATGTAGTAAATATTTGATCAATCTCAACGCCACGAGGTTTAACCTTTTGAGTGACTTCAATGGCATCTCCCGCAAGTTCGCCCCGTGCATACATTCTGACATAGGGTAACCCAGCTTCAATCGCTTGAAATTGGACTGGAATAACTAAATTCTGGTTGGCATCAATCTCCACTTCACGAGGATAGGTTCCGATTTTTATTTCAGAACCGGTTTGGGCTTCGAGCCGAACTTTTTGCTTCGGATACTCATTCCAAAGGGTCATCTGGGTTTGAAGCGAATCCCCCTTAGAAAGAAATGGAGGCAACTCAACCCGGAAAGCAAAAGGACTGGATGTTCTAAAGTTAATAACCGATTCTCCAAATTCATCCGCGGTGTTGGCTCTTACTTCAACTCGCCAACTGGCCAGATTGTCAGGACAGGTAAACTCAATTTCTGCTTCTCCTTGCTGATTGGTTTTTAGACTTGGCATCCAAAGCAGAGTGTCGGGAAAATATTTTCGCACAGTTGGTTCCACCGCTCCTCCTCGACCATTCCCCTTGAACTGAGGACGAACATTTTGGACTGTTTCTCCCTGACCATAAAAATACTCGTACCATGATGACTGGGTATATACTTTATTATATAAATTTTCATAATAGTGCTCGAAGATCTTTTCCCACCATTGCCAAGAAATATCAAAAATTGCTTGATCCACTATGGCAATAGAAAAATCGCATTGCCTGGGGAGAGAATCACTTCCGAGAATCGTTACTTTAAGGGTTCCTTTTTCTTGAGGAAGGTATACTTCTTTATCGGTTGAAATTTTTACCAGGAGTTCTCTCTCTGGAATGACTGGAATTTGAATACTTTCATTGTAATAGTTTCCATTATTAAAAGTCGACAAAGTTACATAACAACCTAGTATATAGTCTTTGGTGATGGGTATTGAAACCTGATAAGGCTCTTTGGCCTTAGATTTCACTTCAATTTGGTGAATTTTCTCTCCCTCAATGGTTAATAAATGAGGAAATTCCTCAGTTACCGGGGGAACTACAAGAAGATTCGCAGTTTCACCGACTTTATATTCTTTTTTGTCAAGATGAAGTTCTATTCCTGTGGTTGGAAGATAAAACCCGGATCCGGTGACATAAAAAGTATCAGAGGCGGTAATGGTATTCCCTTTTTCATCGCGAGTCTGGCAGGCCAAACGATAATATCCTGGTTTCTCCATGGCAAAATCAATATCGGCCTTCCCGTTGACAACTTCAAAGGAAAAAAGCTTTACCGATTTTTCATTCCAATCTTTCTTTTCTTTATCCCAAGTCAAAAGATATATTGTTGCGTAAACTTTTCCAACATCCACTTTTTTTTCTTCAGCATCATAAGCTTCAATAGTGTATTGGAGATTTTGATTGACTCCAACAAAATAGCGATCGGACTTAAGAAGTAGAGCAAAATCTCCCATCAAAACTTTTACATGTGCGGTTTTTTGCACTCCTCGATAAGCGGCATCAAATACTCCGACCTGCACCTCATACCAGTAAGCATTCCCCTCTACTTCGGGAACAAAAGATATTTCTGCTTCCCCATTTTCATCAAGAGTTCCAGTATTTTCTTCAACCATTTCGCTCTGACTACCATATCTCCAGTAATACATTGGGTAGCGAAGGACTTGATAGCGAAATGTTCCAGGAGTAAGCGGTTGTCCAGAATAATAATTCGCCTGAATTCTGACTGTCACTGTTTCGCGATTGGCATAAGTTTCTTTTTCAGTTTTTATTTCAGCCTCAAAGGATGGTTTTTCGTAGTTTTCAATGGATACCATCCGATAGAAATCGCTATTTTTCCAAGATAACTTAATCAAATAATCTCCTTCATCAAGAGACATTGGAAGGTCAAACCAGGACGATAGATTTCCATGCTCATCAGAAACCAGTTCGGTACTGGCATAGATATTATCACGATAATCAGTTAGAAAGGCTTTCACTTTCTCACCAGGAGGAGGTGCAATATAACTGGTTGCTAATTTTTCTCGTAACAGAGATTTAAAATAAACTCGCTGACCAGGTTTGTAAAGCGGTCTTTCAGTATAGATAAAAACATCCAGTTTAGACCTGGTATCTAAATAATAAGGATAAATATTCATAAAAGCATATTCTTTATCCCTTTGAGCCATGAGGGTCATTTCATTTGGCTTCAAGTCGGTTCTGGACCAAAGACCTTCAGAATTGGTTTCTCCTTCGCTGACCACTTGATTTTTTTCTAATAACCTCATCCGAACCTTCTCTA
Protein-coding sequences here:
- a CDS encoding HdeD family acid-resistance protein; protein product: MLFEQKVFTGSWSSLVWRGIIAIIIGLMILAWPAISVVAFLRLIGLVAIIGGIMVIIQAMRTKGGWPLILEGIMSIIIGILVISMPGMSALVITLLIGFWMLFIGIFQIINVIQFYRILPNTGKWLIILNGIVSILFGIIVVSRPLLGVLLIVSYVGIYALLFGVISLFSGFYIHSLSK
- a CDS encoding DUF72 domain-containing protein, with product MEFYVGTSGWYYSWNKEKNFTWYVNNSQLNAVELNASFYRFPFPNQIKSWAQKGTGIRFSIKVSRRITHIHRLNQNSYAIWEAFVNLFKPLQSLIDFYLFQFPPSFTTKQFDTFVRFFTNIPRSFNSLLAIEMRNSEWYQKKWIKELEQISVVFVSVDSPDLLNKIILSNNIIYMRFHGRTEWYNHNYLPYELEEAVNQCCSLKPEKIYAFFNNDHFMLDNAQYFYRLLKERV
- the xylB gene encoding xylulokinase, with product MAKLILAHDLGTTGNKATLFDENGCLISSDFFGYETYFLDSLSVEQNPEDYWEAVTISTQRLIKKSGFNANEIAVVSFSGQQMGALPIDTDGKPLHRILIWADRRGVNEVNWVKERIDEDQIYKISGHRLSPNYSMAKILWLKNNYPDVYKNTRYFLMAKDYIVYRLTGNFASDYSDASGTNLFDLVKETWSDEILDAVQIDPAKLPPLYASSEVIGAVTPEAAQETGLVPGTPVVIGGGDGPCAAAGAGVVREGQAYNYLGSSAWIALASKSPFYDREKRNFTFHHLSKGLFMPTGTMQAAGGSYQWCRDAICEREKALACELGLSPYDLMNLKASKIPAGAENLLFLPYLLGERAPWWNPHARGTFIGLTARHRKPHMIRAVLEGVSFNLRIILDAFREQGIEIENMRVIGGGARGAFWAQVLSSMFNMEILRPKYLEEATSLGAAIAGGVGVGIFPGFDIAEKLIEIKDSYQPFPEDVKTYDRLYPVFIQAYKSLIQVFDCL
- a CDS encoding hemolysin family protein: MNYATTLLLIFFLIFINAFFAASEIAIISLRRSKLKLLESDKSKQVETVNRLLKNPSQFLATIQIGVTMAGFFASATGAVSLSRNLGRKLEASGLPILGRFGEEIALIAVTLVISYLTLVFGELVPKRIAMSNPEALSIRLAKPLEYLLIAFKPMALILSASTDFISRLFGITHIDHSTHTDEELRIFITEQRTVPIEEKVLINEVFEFGDTMAYEVMTPRTDMVCIEDNSTLKDFLDLSMNSHFSRIPVFRDDLDNILGFVHIKDVLPSLEKLENGELKVRQFIRPVHFIPATKKIIELLRELQQKRIHMAIVLDEYGGTAGLVTIEDLLEELVGEIHDEHDQEAPPYRQVGENEYLVGASTPIVDLNELLFLQIPESEEFESIGGLVMEHLGKIPELGEIVDIDHYQIKVERMKGKRIVTLRLIVKNLKEEENHGETDLSS
- a CDS encoding alpha-2-macroglobulin family protein yields the protein MKLLSWISFIFLTVFIFLSGSSFASPYISLSVPAHIYPGESIEARVNVSEIKSLQMSLFRIDDPGSYILESNKEYFFSVDTWRPKRPLNKQENWQNLKFSFFQSLRGIASKVLSPSLKQSLKDILGIEGSIPTRPIEITSDDYHRNSSLLKSWLQEIRYSKDSSYTYQTITLNPLQEGVYLLTAAGGGKEARVIFSITRLSLISKIDQNQMMVFVQDRKSGQILEKVRMRLLEKNQVVSEGETNSEGLWSRTDLKPNEMTLMAQRDKEYAFMNIYPYYLDTRSKLDVFIYTERPLYKPGQRVYFKSLLREKLATSYIAPPPGEKVKAFLTDYRDNIYASTELVSDEHGNLSSWFDLPMSLDEGDYLIKLSWKNSDFYRMVSIENYEKPSFEAEIKTEKETYANRETVTVRIQANYYSGQPLTPGTFRYQVLRYPMYYWRYGSQSEMVEENTGTLDENGEAEISFVPEVEGNAYWYEVQVGVFDAAYRGVQKTAHVKVLMGDFALLLKSDRYFVGVNQNLQYTIEAYDAEEKKVDVGKVYATIYLLTWDKEKKDWNEKSVKLFSFEVVNGKADIDFAMEKPGYYRLACQTRDEKGNTITASDTFYVTGSGFYLPTTGIELHLDKKEYKVGETANLLVVPPVTEEFPHLLTIEGEKIHQIEVKSKAKEPYQVSIPITKDYILGCYVTLSTFNNGNYYNESIQIPVIPERELLVKISTDKEVYLPQEKGTLKVTILGSDSLPRQCDFSIAIVDQAIFDISWQWWEKIFEHYYENLYNKVYTQSSWYEYFYGQGETVQNVRPQFKGNGRGGAVEPTVRKYFPDTLLWMPSLKTNQQGEAEIEFTCPDNLASWRVEVRANTADEFGESVINFRTSSPFAFRVELPPFLSKGDSLQTQMTLWNEYPKQKVRLEAQTGSEIKIGTYPREVEIDANQNLVIPVQFQAIEAGLPYVRMYARGELAGDAIEVTQKVKPRGVEIDQIFTTFVSDGKGSLDFVYQPEMFNHPPKVECILYRNLNGIFYQTMEDMYYYPYGCTEQTSSRIISLLSLPLPDNLEWTKTAPREIQEGIYQLYALQHYDGGWGWWNLDDSNVFNTSHALLALIIAREKGYLVSENSILQAKSYLMNINKDLVPWEKAMSYYVLSQAGEKITDLTSFEIDKRLQAMDAKEIAWLSLVAQGDTQHRLLEELIKRAQPVGDAVFYGYSNPEKPWEDDRFLATCWATLALNKENRPLAEKAFLWLLRNIQSDWYINTMEVAYFMKLASLFQEESTVSEARYQIVLNSEKIEDGQFDSGIFNKKIDLDGGNLLSGENRIELFGEGVYLMTFKIRGFTSDVPPSSQIKVSKNYWKLKPIKNEEGNFVFTKEAISTLLPGDELVCEILIESPYQFDNLVIEDGMAAGFELIRNDYVYQLHDDQVYDNSDFPIYINKKIYDQLPVLFVSRIEEGENMIRYYLRVRDVGSFYVRPTQAYLMYFPEVRGYSKEYEFNSGR